Proteins from a genomic interval of Halostella salina:
- a CDS encoding 1,4-dihydroxy-2-naphthoate polyprenyltransferase → MTEVANAADVSRTRAWLMAARPQTLPAAAAPVIVGTGLAARDGVFAPLPALVAFVGAALIQVGTNFANDYYDAAKGADTEDREGFTRVTQSGLISAAEVKRAAFLTFGLAVLSGTYLVYVGGVPILAIGLLSVASGIAYTGGPYPLGYHGLGDLFVFVFFGVIAVTGTYYVQAAAVLAEPLTVAIPAGTVTTTALLASLPVAAISTGIIVVNNVRDMETDAEAGKTTLAVLLGYRWSRVEYVGLLALAYAVPVYFAATDFGPTALLPLLTLPYAAVVARTVCTERSGEALNPALERTGKLLAAHSALFALGLVW, encoded by the coding sequence ATGACCGAAGTCGCCAACGCCGCGGACGTTTCGCGGACGCGGGCGTGGCTGATGGCCGCCCGGCCACAGACCCTCCCCGCGGCGGCCGCGCCGGTGATCGTCGGGACCGGGCTGGCCGCCCGGGACGGCGTGTTCGCGCCGTTGCCGGCGCTGGTCGCGTTCGTCGGCGCGGCGCTGATACAGGTCGGGACGAACTTCGCCAACGACTACTACGACGCGGCGAAGGGCGCTGACACCGAGGACCGCGAGGGGTTCACCCGCGTCACGCAGTCCGGCCTCATCTCCGCCGCGGAGGTCAAGCGCGCGGCGTTTCTCACCTTCGGCCTCGCGGTGCTGTCCGGCACCTACCTCGTCTACGTCGGCGGCGTGCCGATCCTCGCGATCGGCCTGCTGTCAGTTGCGAGCGGCATCGCCTACACCGGCGGGCCGTACCCGCTCGGCTACCACGGGCTGGGCGACCTGTTCGTGTTCGTCTTCTTCGGCGTGATCGCGGTGACGGGCACCTACTACGTGCAGGCTGCCGCGGTGCTGGCCGAACCGCTCACCGTCGCGATACCAGCCGGGACGGTAACGACGACGGCGCTGCTTGCCAGCCTCCCCGTGGCCGCCATCTCGACGGGGATCATCGTCGTGAACAACGTCCGCGACATGGAGACGGACGCCGAGGCGGGCAAGACGACGCTTGCAGTCCTGCTCGGCTACCGCTGGAGCCGGGTCGAGTACGTCGGCCTGCTCGCGCTGGCCTACGCCGTGCCCGTCTACTTCGCCGCGACCGACTTCGGGCCGACAGCCCTGCTGCCGCTGCTGACGCTCCCCTACGCCGCCGTCGTCGCGCGGACCGTCTGCACGGAGCGATCGGGTGAGGCGCTCAACCCCGCGCTGGAACGGACCGGGAAACTGCTCGCCGCCCATTCGGCGCTGTTCGCGCTGGGGCTGGTGTGGTGA